DNA sequence from the Fibrobacter sp. genome:
GCAAGTACCGCCGTTCCGCCCAGCGTTACTCCACTGCCGCATTCCAGCTGGCCGTTGCCATGGGCCTCGGTACGTTAGTATCTATGTTACTTTCAAAGACAGGCATGACTTTCCCCTCCTATATTGGAGCCATGATTGTCGCCGCCATCATGCGAAACGTCTGCGAATACAGCAGCAAGTATGAAGTCCACATGGGTGAAATCAAGGACGTAGGCGGCATCTGTCTTTCCCTCTTCCTTGGCATCGCCATGATCACCTTGAAGCTTTGGCAGTTGGCATCCCTGGCGCTCCCCCTGGTTGTACTTCTCTGCGCCCAGACCTTGCTCATGTTCCTGTTCGCCTACTTCGTAGTGTTCAACGTCATGGGCCGTGACTACGACGCTGCAGTCCTTTCCGCTGGCGTTTGCGGCTTTGGCATGGGAGCAACGCCCAACGCCATGGCCAACATGCAGGCCATTACCAACAAGTTCGCCCCGGCCGTAAAGCCCTATCTGTTGGTACCCATCGTAGGAAGCATGTTCGCAGACTTCATTAACAGCCTCTGCATTACATTCTTCATCAACCAGTTTTAATTAGCGTAAAGGATAAAGTTTAAAGGATAAAGGTCTATTCTTTACACTTTAAACTTTCCGCTATCTCCTATTTTTCTACATTTGCACGCGATGAAAGATAAAGCACGTAAACTCATTGAAAAGTACGAAGAACTGGAATCCGAATTGGGTAATCCCGATGTCCTCGGTGACCAGGCTCGTTATAACAAGATTCACAAGCAGTACAAGGGTATCGAAAAGGCCGTCATCAAGGCCAAGGAATACCTGCAGATGCTTAACGACCAGGAAGAATGGAAGATGGCACTGGGCGATTCCGACCCGGAAATGGTTGCAATGGCAAAGTCCGAGCTTTCCACCATCGAAAAGGCTCTTCCCGGCTTGACCGATGAATTGCAGATTCTCATGGTTCCCAAGGATCCTTGGGACTTCCGTAACGCTACCATCGAAATCCGTGGCGGTACCGGCGGTGACGAATCCGCTTTGTTCGCAGGCGACCTTTTCCGCATGTACCGTGCCTACTGCGAAAAGATGGGCTGGAAGATTACCATCCAGGATCTGAGTGAAGGTACCGTGGGCGGTTACAAGGAAATTCGCGCCTACATCGAAGGCGATAGCGTTTACGGCACCTTGAAGTTTGAAAGTGGCGTACACCGCGTGCAGCGCGTTCCTGAAACCGAAACCCAGGGCCGCGTACACACCTCCGCCGCAACCGTTGCAATCCTCCCGGAAGCTGAAGAAGTGGACGTGGAAATCCGCGAAGCAGACATCCACATGGACACTTACCGTTCCAGTGGCGCTGGCGGTCAGTACATCAACAAGACCGACTCCGCAGTCCGCTTGACCCATATTCCTACAGGCGTTGTGGTTAGCTGCCAGACAGAACGTTCCCAGCTCCAGAACCGTTTGCACGCTATGGAAATGCTCCGTTCCAAGATCTTGGACGAAGTCATCGCCAAGAAGGAACGTGAGGAAGCCGCCAGCCGTAAGGCCCTCGTTGGTACCGGCGACCGTTCCGCTAAGATCCGTACTTACAACTACCCCCAGAACCGCGTTACCGATCACCGCATCGGTCTCACTCTGTACAACCTGGACCAGGTTGTAACAGGCGACCTTCAGGAAGTCATCAACGGCCTCCAGATGGCAAACGCACAGGAGAAGCTGGGCAAGTTCCAGGCATAATCTGAACTGCAGGTAAGGAAGGCGCGCGTTATGGCAAACCCGCAAAATGCTCCCATGACGGTTCTTGAAATCTTGAACCGTACCAAGGTCTTCTTCGAAAAGAAGGGCGTTCCTGACCCGCTACTGGACGCACAGTACATCATTAGCCATGGACTGAAGATGAAGAGCCGTATGGATCTTTATCTGAATTTCGAAAAGCCCCTGACTCCTGCCGAGCTGGACGAACTCCGTCCTATGGTGGCACGTCGAGCCAACCGCGAGCCTCTGCAGCACATCATTGGCGACACAAGCTTCCGTGGCTTTATCA
Encoded proteins:
- the prfA gene encoding peptide chain release factor 1, whose translation is MKDKARKLIEKYEELESELGNPDVLGDQARYNKIHKQYKGIEKAVIKAKEYLQMLNDQEEWKMALGDSDPEMVAMAKSELSTIEKALPGLTDELQILMVPKDPWDFRNATIEIRGGTGGDESALFAGDLFRMYRAYCEKMGWKITIQDLSEGTVGGYKEIRAYIEGDSVYGTLKFESGVHRVQRVPETETQGRVHTSAATVAILPEAEEVDVEIREADIHMDTYRSSGAGGQYINKTDSAVRLTHIPTGVVVSCQTERSQLQNRLHAMEMLRSKILDEVIAKKEREEAASRKALVGTGDRSAKIRTYNYPQNRVTDHRIGLTLYNLDQVVTGDLQEVINGLQMANAQEKLGKFQA